In Mycolicibacterium mucogenicum DSM 44124, the following are encoded in one genomic region:
- a CDS encoding SDR family NAD(P)-dependent oxidoreductase, protein MKMNSLDPQLVVVTGAGSGIGRATAIRFAKGGAHVVVSDIDLDSAQATAAMIKGAGRRASAARLDVTDPEDWEAFAYDVRTEHGVPDVVVNNAGIVVGGPFLELSAADWDKQLSVNLMGVVHGCRVFGAQMAERGRGGHIVNIASAAAFTPTPVMAPYSVSKAGVKMLSECLRLELKPYGIGVSAICPGVINTNIGDRAVTVGVDPALVAQAQRLTRQLQEFTEKLPFSPMSPDLVARAVVRAVSYDLAVVPVRAEAWLGYVMHRLAPGVNRRMTQPFSFDLLEKLAGPLLDRLAPSTTTTTTEPMARV, encoded by the coding sequence ATGAAGATGAACAGCCTGGACCCACAGCTCGTGGTCGTCACCGGCGCCGGCAGCGGCATCGGGCGCGCCACCGCGATCCGCTTCGCCAAAGGGGGTGCGCACGTGGTGGTCTCCGACATCGACCTCGACTCGGCGCAAGCGACCGCCGCCATGATCAAGGGCGCCGGCCGCCGCGCCTCGGCCGCCCGGCTGGACGTCACCGACCCGGAGGACTGGGAGGCTTTCGCATATGACGTACGCACCGAGCACGGGGTGCCCGACGTCGTCGTCAACAACGCCGGCATCGTCGTCGGTGGGCCTTTCCTCGAACTGTCCGCGGCGGACTGGGACAAGCAGCTGAGCGTCAACCTGATGGGCGTGGTGCACGGCTGCCGGGTCTTCGGTGCGCAGATGGCCGAGCGCGGCCGGGGTGGTCACATCGTCAACATCGCCTCGGCGGCGGCCTTCACGCCGACACCGGTCATGGCGCCGTACTCGGTGTCCAAGGCGGGGGTGAAGATGCTCAGCGAATGCCTGCGCCTCGAGCTCAAGCCGTACGGCATCGGGGTCAGTGCCATCTGTCCCGGCGTCATCAACACGAACATCGGCGACCGCGCGGTGACCGTCGGCGTGGACCCTGCGCTCGTCGCGCAGGCCCAGCGTCTCACCAGGCAGCTTCAGGAGTTCACCGAAAAGCTGCCGTTCTCGCCGATGAGCCCCGACCTCGTGGCGCGCGCCGTGGTGCGGGCGGTCAGCTACGACCTCGCGGTGGTACCCGTGCGGGCCGAGGCGTGGCTCGGCTATGTCATGCACCGCCTCGCACCGGGCGTCAATCGCCGTATGACACAGCCCTTCTCGTTCGATCTGCTCGAGAAACTGGCCGGTCCGTTACTCGACCGGTTGGCGCCGTCGACCACCACGACCACCACGGAACCGATGGCTCGCGTCTGA
- a CDS encoding flavin-containing monooxygenase, whose amino-acid sequence MTTSAKAARPTTAERHDPDHEVVIVGAGFGGIGAGIALQRKGIHDFVIVDKWDHVGGTWHANTYPGVAVDIPSVIYSFSYEQRGGWSRVFAPGSELRDYADDMVDKYGLRDKLQLNTTVTAATFDEQNSVWRLTFDGGAEMTGRHVVMAVGGLERPKLPDIPGLQDFGGVLMHTALWDHDVELAGKRVAVIGTGATSLQLVPAIVDEVAHLTVFQRTPIWVFPKPDSKIHGLTRAVLEVGQVRSALRAVGTVATEIGMGGMLTGPSWMVEATRKLAEAPVRAWMRSQITDPAVREKLIPRYGLGCKRPSMSNDYLKTFNRSDVSLVTDAIERITETGVVTADGVEHEVDVLICATGFKLWERDSVPPFPVVGRDGLDAAEFWAVNRFQAYQGVSVPGFPNMFMITGPYGFVLGSYLWMIEATAAHLSRAIAEAKRRGAREVEIRREVHDAYFQYCLRRQARNVLFTPTCAGSNTYYIDYHGDSPFRPTTHGEMYWQNRHYDLDVYRYGPGTANAHEVAATAKEAG is encoded by the coding sequence ATGACCACGAGCGCTAAGGCTGCGCGGCCGACCACGGCGGAGCGACACGATCCCGATCACGAGGTGGTGATCGTCGGCGCCGGGTTCGGCGGCATCGGCGCCGGTATCGCGCTCCAGCGCAAGGGGATCCATGACTTCGTCATCGTCGACAAGTGGGATCATGTCGGCGGCACGTGGCACGCGAACACCTATCCCGGTGTGGCAGTGGATATCCCGTCCGTGATCTACAGCTTCTCCTACGAGCAGCGCGGCGGCTGGTCGCGGGTCTTCGCACCCGGCAGCGAGTTGCGGGACTACGCCGACGACATGGTGGACAAGTACGGCCTGCGCGACAAACTGCAGCTGAACACGACCGTGACCGCTGCGACGTTCGACGAGCAGAACAGCGTGTGGCGCTTGACGTTCGATGGTGGTGCCGAGATGACCGGCCGCCACGTGGTGATGGCGGTCGGCGGGCTCGAGCGGCCGAAGCTGCCGGACATTCCCGGGCTGCAGGATTTCGGCGGGGTTCTCATGCACACCGCACTGTGGGATCACGACGTCGAGTTGGCCGGTAAGCGGGTCGCGGTCATCGGCACGGGCGCGACGTCGCTGCAGCTGGTCCCGGCGATCGTCGACGAGGTGGCGCACCTCACGGTCTTCCAGCGCACACCGATCTGGGTTTTTCCCAAGCCCGACAGCAAGATTCACGGCCTCACCCGCGCGGTGCTCGAGGTCGGCCAGGTGCGGTCGGCGCTGCGCGCCGTCGGCACCGTCGCGACCGAGATCGGGATGGGCGGCATGCTCACCGGGCCGAGCTGGATGGTCGAGGCGACGCGCAAGCTCGCCGAGGCACCCGTGCGGGCGTGGATGCGCAGCCAGATCACCGACCCGGCGGTCCGGGAGAAATTGATCCCCCGCTACGGCCTGGGCTGCAAGCGCCCGTCGATGTCCAACGACTACCTCAAGACGTTCAACCGGAGCGACGTGAGCCTGGTGACCGACGCCATCGAGCGCATCACCGAGACCGGCGTGGTGACCGCCGACGGCGTCGAGCACGAGGTCGACGTCCTCATCTGCGCGACCGGATTCAAGCTGTGGGAACGGGATTCGGTACCGCCGTTCCCCGTCGTCGGCCGGGACGGACTCGACGCCGCGGAGTTCTGGGCGGTCAATCGCTTTCAGGCCTATCAGGGTGTGTCCGTACCCGGCTTCCCGAACATGTTCATGATCACCGGCCCCTACGGCTTCGTGCTCGGGTCTTATCTGTGGATGATCGAGGCCACCGCGGCCCACCTGAGCCGCGCGATCGCCGAAGCCAAGCGCCGCGGCGCGCGGGAGGTCGAGATCCGGCGCGAAGTCCATGACGCCTATTTCCAGTACTGCCTCCGGCGGCAGGCGCGGAATGTCCTGTTCACGCCGACCTGCGCCGGGTCCAACACGTACTACATCGACTACCACGGCGATTCCCCGTTCCGGCCGACCACGCACGGCGAGATGTACTGGCAGAACCGCCATTACGACCTCGACGTATACCGGTACGGGCCCGGCACCGCCAATGCCCACGAAGTAGCCGCTACTGCGAAGGAAGCCGGATGA
- a CDS encoding metal-dependent hydrolase, protein MSADPITAHAVAFPKVRRMRFRFGEPEPLHRHFVEGDIVFSHLVAVLSGSFPPGEESFIRSVRRFSDQITDPDLKRRVAGFIGQESVHGQEHRKLNTQLADMGYPLVRLLLFAPTSVRQKVVLRIEKLIPAKVHLAMTAAAEHYTAVLGARVLSNDEIQAIPGDPEVWRLLNWHAMEELEHKSVAFDVYRSVGGSERTRIAVMWFMYFLTIPVVTAAVALSILLDPTAWPRPITVLRQTYGVFRGPLVRGILGEIAEYLRPGFHPDDVPTEELLARWQHDLFGADGELVGYVR, encoded by the coding sequence ATGAGTGCTGACCCCATCACCGCGCATGCGGTCGCGTTTCCCAAGGTCCGCCGGATGCGGTTCCGGTTCGGGGAACCCGAACCGCTGCACCGGCATTTCGTCGAGGGCGACATCGTGTTCAGCCACCTGGTGGCGGTGTTGTCCGGTTCCTTCCCACCCGGCGAGGAGTCGTTCATCCGGTCCGTTCGCCGCTTCTCCGACCAGATCACCGATCCCGATCTCAAGCGACGGGTCGCCGGCTTCATCGGCCAGGAGTCCGTGCACGGTCAGGAGCACCGCAAGTTGAACACCCAGCTCGCCGACATGGGCTATCCCCTCGTCCGGCTCCTGCTGTTCGCCCCGACGAGCGTGCGCCAGAAGGTCGTGCTCCGCATCGAGAAGCTGATCCCGGCGAAGGTGCACCTGGCGATGACGGCCGCCGCCGAGCACTACACCGCGGTGCTGGGCGCACGGGTGCTGTCGAACGACGAAATCCAGGCGATCCCAGGCGATCCCGAGGTCTGGCGCCTGTTGAACTGGCACGCCATGGAGGAACTGGAGCACAAATCCGTCGCCTTCGACGTCTACCGGTCGGTGGGCGGTTCCGAGCGCACCCGCATCGCGGTCATGTGGTTCATGTACTTCCTGACCATCCCGGTCGTCACCGCCGCGGTGGCGTTGTCGATCCTGCTGGACCCGACGGCATGGCCGCGACCGATCACGGTGCTCCGCCAGACCTACGGCGTCTTCCGCGGGCCGCTGGTGCGCGGCATCCTCGGGGAGATCGCCGAATATCTACGGCCCGGCTTCCACCCCGACGACGTGCCCACCGAGGAGCTCCTGGCCCGCTGGCAGCACGACTTGTTCGGCGCCGACGGCGAACTCGTCGGCTACGTCCGGTAG